In a genomic window of Erigeron canadensis isolate Cc75 chromosome 5, C_canadensis_v1, whole genome shotgun sequence:
- the LOC122599958 gene encoding acyltransferase-like protein At1g54570, chloroplastic produces MSLIPSNSGSVPLPPLFTLKDNHRIRKRVPLRSTVGGENSGKESWESPVRISCASSIDRKGVNAGSYDIRGKTSEKYFSDQIELENLWDDGYGTQTLKDYLEVAKDLIKSDGGPPRWFCSVSCGQPLKDSPILLFLPGVDGTGAGLVVHEKSLGKAFHVQCLHIPVSDRTPFEGLIKIVEETVMIEYTLSPNKPIYLLGESFGGTLALVVAARNPNIDLILVLANPATSFDRSMMHPFSSFLRALPDEHYWMFTSAIKPILGNYIKMAMVKIYDISLSAFLWQLPGNLSKYLPLLSVVAKIYPKETLTWRLKLVESAAAYANSRLHAIRAQVLVLASGNDKLMPSKNEAWRLSRLLKRCNVRVFEGNGHTILLESGVNVLYFIKANEIYRRFSKYDVIKDFFPVSITELKTSLVETWWYNLYIDAVMFSTMEDGKVVRGLAGIPDEGPVLIVGNHMLLAFDICPLVAEFVREKKIMLHGLTHPDLFRGNAALESLAIPFTDLIKIAGSTPVSGRNLFRLLAKKSHVLLYPGGIREGLHRKGEAGKLFWPEKQEFVRMAVKFGATIIPFGGVGEDDIAELIIDYNDMKRIPFLDQKVNELNQGKKNLREGMGGEIANQPFHLPIFLPKIPGRLYFMFGKPILTKGKEKMSNDEDYLQELYSQIRYDVENNIAYLLKMREQDPYRGNVERIIWKIFHYGNSHKVPSFEP; encoded by the exons ATGTCCTTAATTCCAAGTAATTCCGGTTCTGTTCCATTACCGCCCCTTTTTACCTTAAAAGACAACCATAGGATTCGTAAACGTGTTCCTCTTAGGAGTACTGTAGGTGGTGAGAACTCGGGAAAAGAATCATGGGAATCTCCCGTTAGAATCAGTTGTGCTTCTTCTATTGACAGGAAGGGTGTGAATGCAGGTTCTTATGACATTAGAGGAAAAACGagtgaaaaatatttttctgaTCAAATTGAGCTGGAAAATTTGTGGGATGATGGATATGGGACACAAACGCTGAAAGATTACCTTGAAGTTGCCAAGGATTTGATCAAGAGTGACGGAGGGCCACCTAGGTGGTTTTGCTCTGTTTCATGTGGCCAACCCTTAAAAGATTCACCAATTCTTTTGTTTCTACCTG gaGTCGATGGGACTGGAGCCGGCCTTGTTGTACACGAGAAATCTCTTGGAAA GGCTTTTCATGTTCAATGTTTGCATATTCCTGTTTCTGACCGAACACCATTTGAAG GTTTGATTAAAATTGTGGAAGAAACTGTGATGATCGAGTACACTTTGTCCCCAAATAAACCAATTTATCTGCTCGGAGAGTCTTTTGGAGGCACGTTGGCACTTGTAGTCGCTGCTCGAAATCCTAACATTGACCTAATACTTGTCCTAGCTAACCCAG CAACTTCCTTTGATAGGTCAATGATGCACCCTTTTTCATCATTCCTGAGGGCTTTACCTGATGAACACTATTGGATGTTTACTTCTGCCATTAAGCCTATTCTTG GTAATTACATAAAGATGGCGATGGTCAAAATCTATGATATAAGTCTTTCGGCTTTTCTTTGGCAATTGCCTGGAAATCTTAGTAAATACCTACCACTTCTTTCT GTCGTGGCCAAAATATATCCTAAAGAAACTCTTACATGGAGGTTGAAGCTAGTTGAATCCGCTGCTGCTTACGCTAATTCTCGTCTTCATGCTATTAGGGCCCAAGTTTTAGTTCTTGCTAG TGGTAACGACAAGCTCATGCCAAGTAAAAATGAAGCATGGAGGCTTTCCAGATTGTTAAAACGCTGCAATGTCCGTGTGTTTGAAGGAAATGGGCACACAATCTTATTG GAGAGTGGAGTTAACGtgctttattttattaaagctAATGAGATATACCGTCGTTTTTCGAAGTATGATGTTATTAAGGACTTTTTCCCTGTTAGTATAACAGAGCTCAAAACCTCACTGGTAGAGACTTg GTGGTACAACCTTTATATAGATGCAGTAATGTTTTCAACAATGGAGGATGGAAAGGTTGTAAGAGGTCTTGCAGGGATTCCAGATGAAGGACCTGTATTGATTGTTGGTAATCACATGCTATTAGCATTTGATATTTGTCCTCTGGTCGCGGAGTTTGTAAGAGAAAAGAAGATCATGCTTCATGGTTTAACACACCCTGATCTTTTTCGGGGTAATGCTGCACTAGAATCTCTTGCAATTCCCTTCACCGATCTTATAAAGATAGCTGGCTCAACTCCAGTTTCTGGAAGAAACCTTTTCAGATTGTTAGCAAAAAAGTCGCATGTGTTACTTTACCCTGGTGGTATACGTGAAGGTCTCCATCGTAAG GGGGAAGCTGGCAAGTTGTTTTGGCCTGAAAAACAAGAATTTGTAAGGATGGCAGTGAAGTTCGGTGCCACCATTATACCATTTGGTGGAGTTGGGGAAGATGACATAGCGGAA CTAATCATTGATTATAATGACATGAAAAGAATTCCTTTTCTCGATCAGAAGGTGAATGAATTAAAtcaagggaaaaaaaatttgag AGAGGGAATGGGTGGAGAGATCGCGAACCAACCGTTTCATCTACCCATCTTTTTGCCCAAGATACCTGGTCGACTCTACTTTATGTTCGGGAAACCTATATTAACAAAAGGGAAGGAAAAGATGTCGAATGACGAAGATTATTTGCAAGAGTTATACTCCCAGATAAGATATgatgttgaaaacaatattgcttatttgttaaaaatgcGAGAACAAGATCCTTATAGAGGCAATGTTGAAAGAATCATCTGGAAAATTTTCCATTATGGGAATTCGCATAAAGTTCCATCTTTCGAGCCATGA
- the LOC122602263 gene encoding acyltransferase-like protein At1g54570, chloroplastic, with protein MALNLSNSIVVSSPIFTLNQYRRFNSHVLVRSVHSDSVTASQESVSIGGASSVTTSELTSYDDGGEKSGQNVPQELGNLWDDGYGTQTIKDCYEIGKDLIKSDGGPPRWFCPVACGKPIKDSPLLLYLPGVDGLGSGLSVHTKALGKVFHVQCLHIPVSDRSTLEGLMQIVEETVLTEHTLHPNKPIYLLGDSFGGALALAVATRIPAVDLILILANPGTAYEKSMLHPLLLPLVGALPEEYHWMFPYIVGPLVGDYVKSAMVKNNDGNYLHSLWRLPDNIKNEVPHLSVIAEILPKDTFQWRLKLTKAAAAYANSRLHVITAQVLVLASGKDQLMPSKDEAHRLSRSLKNCTVRVFKENGHTILLESGVDVLAVIKATRMYRRFSKHDILKDFLPSSIQEVNHSAVDTWWYRLSMGAAMFSTMEDGKIVRGLAGIPDEGPVLIVGNHMLLSFEAFPIVMEFLREKKIVLHALTHPEIFNINAEHEYVMIPITDIMKLGGSVPVSARNLFRLLHRKSHMLLYPGGIREALHLKGEKGKLFWPDKQEFVRMAVKSGATIIPYGGVGEDDLFELIFDYNDIKRNPLPNLLWSAYNQGRKNLRKGMKGEIGKQQFHMPVFLPKMPGRVYYLFGKPIRTKGKEYMSNDEDYLQELYMKIRSDVENNMDYLLKKREEDPYRNVVDRLVWKLSYGTYDVPSFEP; from the exons ATGGCATTGAATCTGAGCAATTCCATTGTTGTATCATCACCCATTTTTACTCTAAACCAATACCGTCGGTTCAATTCACATGTTCTTGTCAGGAGTGTACATAGTGATTCTGTAACAGCATCACAGGAATCAGTCAGCATCGGTGGAGCTTCTTCTGTTACCACTAGTGAGCTAACTTCTTATGATGACGGTGGTGAAAAGAGTGGGCAAAATGTTCCTCAAGAGTTGGGAAATTTATGGGATGATGGTTATGGGACTCAAACCATCAAGGACTGCTACGAAATAGGAAAGGATTTGATCAAAAGCGACGGAGGGCCACCAAGGTGGTTTTGCCCTGTCGCATGTGGCAAACCTATAAAAGATTCACCACTTCTTTTGTATTTACCTG GAGTCGATGGGCTTGGATCGGGTCTTTCTGTGCATACGAAAGCTCTTGGAAA GGTTTTTCATGTTCAATGCTTGCATATTCCTGTCTCGGATCGATCAACTTTGGAAG GTTTGATGCAAATCGTGGAAGAAACTGTGTTGACTGAGCACACTTTGCATCCAAATAAGCCAATTTATCTGCTTGGAGATTCTTTTGGAGGAGCGTTGGCACTTGCAGTCGCTACTCGTATCCCTGCAGTTGACTTGATACTCATACTAGCAAATCCAG GAACTGCCTATGAAAAGTCAATGCTGCACCCTTTATTGTTGCCTCTTGTGGGTGCTCTGCCCGAGGAATATCATTGGATGTTTCCTTACATTGTTGGCCCTTTAGTTG GTGATTATGTGAAGAGCGCAATGGTTAAAAATAATGATGGGAATTATTTGCACTCCCTTTGGAGATTGCCCGACAATATCAAAAATGAAGTGCCTCATCTTTCT GTGATTGCCGAAATATTACCCAAAGACACTTTTCAATGGAGGTTGAAGCTAACTAAAGCAGCAGCTGCTTATGCTAATTCTCGTCTTCATGTTATTACAGCTCAAGTACTTGTGCTTGctag TGGCAAAGATCAGCTGATGCCAAGTAAAGACGAAGCCCACAGGCTTTCAAGATCGTTAAAAAACTGCACCGTACGTGTGTTTAAGGAAAACGGGCACACCATCCTATTG GAGAGTGGCGTTGACGTGTTGGCTGTTATCAAAGCTACCCGGATGTACCGCCGCTTTTCAAAGCATGATATCTTGAAGGACTTTTTGCCAAGTAGTATCCAAGAGGTCAATCACTCAGCGGTAGACACTTG GTGGTACCGCCTTTCAATGGGTGCTGCAATGTTCTCGACTATGGAGGATGGAAAGATCGTGAGAGGTCTTGCAGGGATTCCGGATGAAGGCCCTGTGTTAATCGTTGGCAATCACATGCTACTGTCATTTGAGGCTTTTCCTATTGTCATGGAGTTTTTGAGGGAAAAGAAAATCGTGCTTCATGCTTTAACCCACCcagaaatttttaatattaatgcaGAACATGAATATGTTATGATTCCCATTACCGATATAATGAAGTTGGGAGGCTCAGTTCCGGTTTCTGCAAGAAACCTCTTTAGATTGTTACACAGAAAGTCACATATGTTACTTTACCCTGGTGGCATACGGGAAGCTCTCCATCTTAAG GGTGAAAAGGGCAAGTTGTTTTGGCCCGATAAACAAGAATTTGTAAGAATGGCAGTGAAGAGCGGAGCCACCATTATACCATATGGAGGAGTCGGAGAAGATGACTTGTTTGAA CTAATCTTTGATTATAATGATATCAAAAGAAACCCTCTCCCAAATCTGTTATGGAGTGCATATAATCAAGGGAGGAAAAACTTGAG GAAAGGGATGAAAGGAGAAATCGGAAAGCAACAATTTCATATGCCCGTCTTTTTGCCCAAGATGCCAGGGCGAGTATACTATCTGTTTGGGAAGCCGATACGAACAAAAGGAAAGGAATATATGTCGAACGACGAAGATTACTTGCAAGAGTTATACATGAAGATACGAAGTGATGTCGAAAATAATATGGATTATTTGTTAAAGAAGCGAGAGGAGGATCCTTATAGAAATGTTGTTGACAGACTAGTTTGGAAACTAAGTTATGGGACATACGATGTTCCATCATTTGAGCCATGA